One segment of Cetobacterium sp. NK01 DNA contains the following:
- a CDS encoding DUF1385 domain-containing protein has product MSKEKFSSVGGQAVIEGVMMRNADLLATAVRKPNGDIVYKKTKISKSRSKLSTIPFIRGAITLFDSLVLGVKELTFSANQAEVEEEQLSQKEAVMTTIVSLALGIGLFIVLPSVISSFLFRDNKIHSNLLEAGLRLSFFVLYIFLISFSKEIQRVFQYHGAEHKSIYAYEQHLDLTPENAKKFTTLHPRCGTSFLLIVMFIAIIVFTGLDFILPPPTSFVTKLFTKVILRVLFMPLIAGISYELQRYTSNHLDNWLVKLIAAPGMALQRITTKEPDLQQLEVAIVAIKVVLNEPVENAIEVY; this is encoded by the coding sequence ATGAGTAAAGAAAAATTTTCAAGTGTAGGTGGACAAGCAGTTATAGAGGGCGTTATGATGAGAAATGCTGATCTTTTAGCTACAGCTGTTAGAAAACCCAATGGTGATATAGTTTATAAAAAAACAAAAATATCAAAAAGTAGAAGTAAGCTTTCTACTATCCCTTTTATCAGAGGTGCTATAACTTTATTTGACTCTTTAGTTTTAGGAGTTAAAGAACTTACATTTTCAGCTAATCAAGCTGAAGTAGAAGAAGAGCAACTATCTCAAAAAGAGGCTGTTATGACTACCATTGTTTCTTTAGCTTTGGGAATTGGTCTTTTTATTGTTCTTCCCTCTGTTATTAGTAGTTTTTTATTTAGAGACAATAAAATTCATAGTAATCTTTTAGAAGCTGGGTTGAGACTTTCTTTCTTTGTTTTATATATTTTCTTAATATCTTTTTCAAAAGAGATCCAAAGAGTTTTCCAATATCACGGCGCTGAACATAAATCAATTTATGCTTATGAGCAACACCTTGATCTAACTCCAGAAAATGCAAAGAAATTTACAACACTTCATCCTAGATGTGGTACTAGCTTCTTATTAATTGTTATGTTTATTGCAATTATTGTTTTCACTGGTCTTGACTTTATACTACCTCCCCCAACTAGCTTTGTAACAAAACTTTTTACAAAAGTTATTTTAAGAGTTCTTTTTATGCCTCTAATTGCAGGTATATCATATGAACTTCAAAGATACACTAGTAATCATTTAGATAATTGGTTAGTTAAATTGATTGCTGCTCCAGGCATGGCTCTTCAAAGAATAACAACAAAAGAACCTGATCTTCAGCAGTTAGAGGTAGCTATTGTAGCTATTAAAGTAGTTTTAAACGAACCTGTTGAAAATGCTATAGAGGTTTATTAA
- the hprK gene encoding HPr(Ser) kinase/phosphatase yields the protein MEKIIARKFPKVKDLANVLGLVPLLDVNMEREIKTQSVYRVGYELSGFFTEGEELHSNVNVLGRKEVGYLSHIEKNKRKEILEKYLSYPFPTLIVTVENYIVDEIVEIAKKYKKPVLKSNNKTIEFIRNAKFYLQKVLAEEIIIDNCILLDIYGVGILLKGYEDARLGATVELLERGHKFITDTRLKVQNIANRFILGSNTADKESGDSHFYLFGKDGNDIDVTTHFGIKSTRKKKKITLLIELEKWDEKKFYDRLGLDEVYEEFLGFKIPKVTLPVRKGRNLAIIIETAAINYRLKKTGVNSAEYFWRESKKLIEENRENKKRGLIVNDKTSMPVRYIKTRFNLNVLNGEEFLDNKYITTTGVYRPSLALTGYFDMYGEDGYKGLQLFTDTEFKYLESIPIENRERNLERYLDEDFPAIIISGVKNIPDYFLNRIIEKKIILLETKLDRPSHVVATFSAYLENYFAPSTSVHGVFVELYGFGVLLTGKSGIGKSETALELIHRGHRLIADDSVRFEKGVIGDITGRASKLPYFMEIRGLGIIDVKALYGVGAVRISKRLDMIIELQELKSEDYLTAMDYQESTEVLLGNEIPKIKLYISSGRNAAAMVEIAVMNLMAKRMGYNSEEVYLRELKNKNYNN from the coding sequence ATGGAAAAAATTATAGCAAGAAAATTTCCAAAAGTTAAAGATTTAGCTAATGTATTAGGACTTGTACCACTTTTAGATGTAAATATGGAGAGAGAGATTAAAACTCAAAGTGTTTATAGAGTTGGATATGAATTAAGCGGTTTTTTTACAGAGGGAGAAGAGCTACATAGTAATGTAAACGTTTTAGGAAGAAAAGAAGTTGGATATCTTTCACATATAGAAAAAAATAAAAGAAAAGAAATTCTTGAAAAATATTTAAGCTATCCATTTCCAACATTAATAGTGACTGTAGAAAACTATATAGTAGATGAAATTGTTGAAATAGCTAAAAAGTATAAAAAACCAGTGTTGAAATCAAATAATAAAACTATTGAATTTATAAGAAATGCAAAATTTTATCTACAAAAAGTTCTAGCAGAAGAAATTATAATTGATAATTGTATATTATTGGATATATATGGTGTTGGAATTTTATTAAAAGGTTATGAAGATGCTAGATTAGGTGCAACAGTAGAGCTTTTAGAAAGAGGTCATAAGTTTATAACAGATACAAGACTAAAGGTTCAAAATATAGCAAATAGATTTATATTAGGATCTAATACAGCAGATAAAGAAAGCGGAGATAGTCATTTTTATCTTTTTGGAAAAGATGGAAATGATATAGATGTGACAACTCATTTTGGAATAAAAAGTACAAGAAAAAAGAAAAAAATTACTTTACTAATTGAACTTGAAAAATGGGATGAGAAAAAATTTTATGATCGTTTAGGATTAGATGAGGTTTATGAGGAATTCCTAGGGTTTAAAATACCTAAAGTGACTTTACCAGTTAGAAAAGGAAGAAATTTAGCAATTATAATAGAAACTGCAGCTATAAATTATAGACTGAAAAAAACAGGAGTAAACTCAGCAGAATATTTTTGGAGAGAATCTAAAAAATTAATTGAAGAAAATAGAGAAAATAAAAAGCGAGGACTAATTGTGAACGATAAAACGAGTATGCCAGTTAGATATATAAAAACAAGATTTAATTTAAATGTATTAAATGGAGAAGAATTTTTAGATAATAAATATATTACAACAACAGGTGTTTATAGACCATCATTAGCTTTAACAGGATATTTTGATATGTATGGAGAAGATGGATATAAAGGTTTACAGTTATTTACGGATACAGAGTTTAAATACTTAGAGAGCATTCCTATTGAAAATAGAGAACGAAATTTAGAAAGATATTTAGATGAAGATTTTCCTGCTATAATAATTTCTGGGGTAAAAAATATTCCAGATTATTTTTTAAATAGAATTATTGAGAAAAAAATAATATTATTAGAAACAAAATTAGATAGACCTAGTCATGTAGTTGCGACATTTAGTGCATATTTAGAGAATTATTTTGCACCTTCAACATCAGTCCATGGAGTTTTTGTAGAGTTATATGGTTTTGGTGTTTTATTAACAGGAAAAAGCGGTATAGGAAAAAGTGAAACAGCATTAGAGCTTATTCATAGAGGTCATAGACTAATAGCAGATGATTCTGTTCGTTTTGAAAAAGGTGTAATAGGAGATATCACAGGTCGAGCTTCAAAATTACCTTATTTTATGGAAATACGTGGATTAGGAATAATAGATGTTAAAGCTTTGTACGGTGTAGGAGCAGTAAGAATAAGTAAAAGGTTAGATATGATAATTGAGCTTCAAGAGTTGAAAAGTGAAGATTATCTAACTGCTATGGATTATCAAGAATCCACAGAAGTTTTATTAGGAAATGAGATTCCTAAAATAAAACTATATATATCTTCAGGAAGAAATGCCGCAGCTATGGTTGAAATAGCAGTTATGAACTTAATGGCTAAAAGAATGGGGTATAATTCAGAAGAGGTTTATTTAAGAGAATTAAAAAATAAAAATTACAATAATTAA
- a CDS encoding ABC transporter permease, which translates to MIKNKKVLNILVPIIAVLLALLIGAGIILYMGENPVKAYYYLFTGAFDGLTPIARTLLEATPLIFTGLGVLVAFKGGMFNIGAQGQMTMAGLTAAAIGGFVANAFISNVFVILIIGGFAGFLWAGIAGWLKAKLGVHEVISTIMLNYIAVSFEQYCLNYPLKAPGFNPQTPAVVEAARLGKLLDVRVPLNYGFILALVAVFVVWFILEKTVLGYHIKAVGYNPTAAENNGINVKKIIILTLGISGFLAGLGGVERVLGGVGQYAYKTGLTATYGFDGIAVALLGKNNPIGALLAAILFAALRVGGRAMQFNTSIPSQMVIMIQAIIILLIAAENMIRSWLEKGSKGGAE; encoded by the coding sequence TTGATTAAAAACAAAAAAGTCTTAAATATTCTTGTTCCAATTATAGCAGTATTACTAGCTTTATTAATTGGTGCAGGTATAATTTTATATATGGGAGAAAATCCTGTAAAAGCTTATTATTATTTATTTACAGGAGCCTTTGATGGACTAACTCCTATTGCTAGAACGCTTTTAGAAGCAACACCTCTTATTTTTACTGGGCTTGGAGTTTTAGTTGCATTTAAAGGTGGAATGTTTAATATTGGTGCTCAAGGACAGATGACTATGGCTGGTCTTACTGCTGCAGCTATCGGTGGTTTTGTTGCAAATGCATTTATTAGTAATGTATTTGTTATTTTAATAATTGGTGGTTTTGCTGGTTTTCTTTGGGCTGGAATTGCTGGTTGGCTGAAGGCTAAGCTTGGTGTGCACGAAGTTATATCTACAATAATGCTTAATTATATAGCAGTTAGCTTTGAACAATATTGCTTAAATTATCCTTTAAAAGCTCCAGGATTCAATCCTCAAACTCCTGCAGTTGTTGAAGCTGCAAGATTAGGGAAATTATTGGACGTAAGAGTTCCTTTAAACTATGGATTTATCCTAGCTTTAGTTGCTGTTTTCGTAGTTTGGTTTATTCTTGAAAAAACAGTTCTTGGATATCATATTAAAGCCGTTGGATATAATCCAACAGCTGCTGAAAATAATGGTATAAATGTAAAAAAAATCATTATTTTAACTCTAGGTATTTCTGGATTTCTTGCCGGTTTAGGTGGAGTTGAAAGAGTTCTAGGTGGAGTTGGTCAATATGCTTATAAAACTGGTTTAACTGCTACTTATGGATTTGATGGAATTGCAGTTGCTCTTCTTGGAAAAAACAATCCTATTGGAGCCTTATTAGCTGCTATTTTATTCGCTGCTCTTAGAGTTGGTGGTAGAGCTATGCAATTTAATACAAGTATCCCTAGCCAAATGGTTATTATGATTCAAGCTATTATTATTTTACTAATCGCTGCTGAAAATATGATTAGATCTTGGTTAGAAAAAGGTTCAAAAGGAGGAGCTGAGTAA
- a CDS encoding cell division protein SepF has protein sequence MAEFDIIFLKPTRFEDCIKCVEHIKSEKIVHINLCDLDSEKSQRILDFISGAVHIQEGQIINPGDKIYCSIPKNKTYELDYKELTNNITNPRFDEEEEIIPRYHRR, from the coding sequence ATGGCAGAGTTTGATATAATTTTTTTAAAACCCACTAGATTTGAAGATTGTATAAAATGTGTTGAACATATAAAATCTGAAAAGATAGTTCATATAAATTTATGTGATTTAGATTCAGAAAAATCACAAAGAATTTTGGACTTTATAAGTGGAGCTGTACATATACAGGAAGGACAAATAATTAATCCAGGAGATAAGATATATTGTTCAATTCCTAAAAATAAAACATATGAATTAGATTATAAAGAATTAACAAATAATATAACAAATCCAAGATTTGATGAAGAGGAAGAAATAATTCCAAGATATCATAGAAGATAA
- the clpB gene encoding ATP-dependent chaperone ClpB: protein MNPNNFTENSMLALTDAQTIAQTYMQQSIKPEILALALVAHKEGLIVRVLTKMGVNTNSLQNSLEDLCNKLPKIQGATNTSIGLDSKTNEVLIEAQKLMQLMGDSYISVEHIFLSLLDNTSFLAKLGIDRILFEKTILEIRGNKKVDSPNPEVKYEVLEKYGRDLVELARQGKIDPIIGRDSEIRRTIQIISRRTKNNPVLIGEPGVGKTAIAEGFAQRILNGDVPDSLKNKKVFSLDMGSLIAGAKFRGEFEERLKAVLKEVEDSNGEIILFIDEIHTIVGAGKSDGAMDAGNLLKPMLARGEIKVIGATTLDEYRKYIEKDPALERRFQVVMVNEPTVEDTISILRGIKEKFEVYHGIRITDGAIVEAAVLSHRYIPDRQLPDKAIDLIDEAAAMIRTEMDSMPEELDQLTRKVMQLEIEKEALKKETDPYSKERLEILEKELSSLTEQKSLLKAQWENEKQDLNKVKEIKSEIEKVKLEILEAERKYDLNRLAELKYGKLATLEKELVQEQERLEEVPVNKLVKQEVGVEEISEVISKWTGIPLSKLMESEKEKLLKLEDNLNARVIGQEEAVKAVSETILRARAGLKDPNRPIGSFVFLGPTGVGKTYLAKSLAYFLFDDEENVIRIDMSEYMDKFSVTRLIGAPPGYVGYEEGGQLTEAVRRKPYSVILFDEIEKAHPDTFNILLQVLDDGRLTDGQGKVVDFKNTLIIMTSNIGSHLILEDPSLKEETRFNINQMLLSNFRPEFLNRIDETIIFRGLGLKEIKNIVHQLLKALENKLKDRKINFKITDNAAEFLAKTAYDPQFGARPLRRYIQKYIETEIAKIILKGNVKERETVEVDYKDDDIIFNIIP from the coding sequence ATGAATCCTAATAATTTTACAGAAAACTCAATGCTCGCATTAACTGATGCTCAAACTATTGCTCAAACTTATATGCAACAGAGCATTAAACCTGAAATTTTGGCACTGGCTTTAGTTGCTCATAAAGAAGGTTTAATTGTAAGAGTTTTAACAAAAATGGGAGTTAATACAAATTCTTTACAAAACAGTTTAGAAGATCTTTGCAATAAACTTCCAAAAATTCAAGGAGCTACTAATACTTCAATTGGACTAGACTCTAAAACAAATGAAGTTTTAATAGAAGCTCAGAAACTTATGCAGTTGATGGGAGATTCATACATTAGTGTGGAGCATATTTTCCTTTCTTTATTAGACAATACTAGTTTTTTAGCAAAATTAGGTATTGATCGCATTCTATTTGAAAAAACTATTTTAGAAATTAGAGGAAATAAAAAAGTAGATTCTCCTAATCCTGAAGTCAAGTATGAAGTTTTAGAAAAATATGGTCGAGATCTTGTTGAACTAGCTAGACAAGGAAAAATTGATCCTATTATTGGTAGGGATAGTGAAATTAGGAGAACTATACAAATAATTTCTAGAAGAACTAAAAATAATCCCGTTTTAATTGGAGAACCTGGAGTAGGTAAGACTGCTATTGCTGAAGGTTTTGCCCAAAGAATTTTAAATGGTGATGTTCCTGATTCTTTAAAAAATAAAAAAGTTTTCTCTTTAGATATGGGATCGCTAATAGCTGGTGCTAAATTTAGAGGAGAATTTGAAGAACGTTTAAAAGCTGTTTTAAAAGAGGTAGAAGATTCTAATGGTGAAATTATTCTGTTTATAGATGAAATACATACAATTGTTGGAGCTGGAAAATCTGATGGTGCAATGGATGCTGGAAATTTATTAAAACCTATGTTAGCTAGAGGAGAAATTAAAGTTATTGGAGCTACAACCTTAGATGAGTATAGAAAGTATATTGAAAAAGACCCTGCTTTAGAAAGACGTTTCCAAGTAGTTATGGTAAATGAACCAACTGTTGAAGATACAATATCTATCTTAAGAGGTATTAAAGAAAAGTTTGAAGTTTATCACGGTATTAGAATAACAGATGGAGCCATTGTTGAGGCTGCTGTGCTTAGTCACAGATATATTCCTGATAGACAGCTTCCTGATAAAGCTATCGACCTTATAGATGAAGCTGCAGCTATGATTAGAACTGAAATGGATTCTATGCCAGAAGAATTAGATCAATTAACAAGAAAAGTTATGCAATTAGAAATTGAAAAAGAGGCTCTAAAAAAAGAGACTGATCCATATTCTAAAGAAAGACTTGAGATTTTAGAAAAGGAACTTTCTAGTTTAACAGAGCAAAAATCACTTTTAAAAGCACAATGGGAAAATGAAAAACAAGATTTAAATAAAGTTAAAGAGATTAAATCTGAGATTGAAAAAGTTAAACTTGAAATTTTAGAAGCTGAAAGAAAATATGATTTAAATAGATTAGCTGAACTAAAATATGGAAAGTTGGCTACTCTTGAAAAAGAGCTCGTACAAGAACAAGAGCGTCTTGAAGAAGTTCCAGTTAATAAACTTGTTAAGCAAGAAGTTGGAGTCGAAGAAATTTCTGAAGTTATTTCTAAATGGACTGGTATTCCACTTTCTAAACTTATGGAAAGTGAAAAGGAGAAACTTTTAAAATTAGAAGATAACTTAAATGCTAGAGTTATTGGACAAGAAGAAGCTGTTAAAGCTGTATCTGAGACTATTTTAAGAGCTCGTGCTGGACTTAAAGACCCTAACAGACCAATCGGATCTTTCGTATTCTTAGGACCTACTGGTGTTGGTAAAACTTACTTAGCTAAATCATTAGCATACTTTTTATTTGATGATGAAGAAAATGTAATAAGAATAGATATGAGTGAATATATGGATAAGTTCTCGGTTACTAGACTAATTGGTGCCCCTCCAGGATATGTTGGTTATGAAGAAGGAGGACAGTTAACTGAAGCAGTTAGAAGAAAACCATACTCTGTTATTCTTTTTGATGAAATTGAAAAAGCACATCCTGATACATTTAATATTCTTCTTCAAGTTTTAGATGACGGAAGATTAACTGATGGGCAAGGTAAAGTTGTTGACTTTAAAAATACTCTAATCATTATGACATCTAATATTGGAAGTCATTTAATTTTAGAAGATCCTAGTTTAAAAGAAGAAACTAGATTTAATATTAATCAAATGCTTCTTTCTAATTTTAGACCTGAGTTTTTAAATAGAATTGATGAAACTATTATCTTTAGAGGTCTTGGACTTAAAGAAATTAAAAATATTGTTCATCAACTTTTAAAAGCTTTAGAAAATAAATTGAAAGATAGAAAAATTAACTTTAAAATAACTGACAATGCTGCTGAATTTTTAGCTAAAACTGCTTATGATCCTCAATTTGGAGCAAGACCGTTAAGAAGATATATTCAAAAATATATTGAAACTGAAATAGCTAAAATTATCTTAAAAGGTAATGTAAAAGAGAGAGAAACTGTTGAAGTTGATTACAAAGATGATGATATTATCTTTAATATCATTCCTTAG
- a CDS encoding YitT family protein: MKRKKIKILGEYIYIYIGTLIASIAINAFLVPSNLAPGGATGLSILINYMTGIPVGTLIFVINIPLFIIGVKIFGRSYGAKTLAGISFLSLNVELIKKVIPEIDKIIDFTNPSNIFLGTLYGGLLMGIGIGTVIKNGGTTGGSDIVSGIINKFFKIPIGQALIIIDSTVVLLAAYIFGAEKALYALINLYATGIVINKLINGLGNAKMVYIITSEIEKIRKIIVEDLGKTGNYYQAEALYSKNRRDVVTTVLRNREIYLLKDLITEADKEAFVVVSDVHEVLGRGYTFDIESTKSRKEK, translated from the coding sequence TTGAAAAGAAAAAAAATTAAGATTTTAGGAGAGTATATATATATTTATATTGGAACTTTAATTGCTTCAATAGCAATCAATGCTTTTTTAGTTCCATCTAATTTAGCTCCAGGTGGTGCGACAGGTCTTTCAATCTTAATAAACTATATGACAGGAATACCTGTAGGAACATTGATATTTGTAATAAATATTCCACTATTTATAATAGGAGTAAAAATTTTTGGGCGATCATATGGAGCTAAAACTTTAGCAGGAATATCTTTTTTATCATTAAATGTGGAATTAATAAAGAAAGTAATACCAGAAATTGATAAAATAATAGATTTTACAAACCCAAGTAATATTTTTTTAGGCACACTTTATGGTGGATTATTAATGGGAATAGGAATAGGAACAGTAATAAAAAATGGTGGAACAACAGGCGGTAGTGATATAGTTTCAGGAATAATAAATAAATTTTTTAAGATTCCAATAGGTCAAGCTTTAATAATAATAGACTCTACGGTAGTTTTATTAGCCGCATATATTTTTGGTGCAGAAAAAGCATTATATGCGTTAATAAATCTATATGCAACAGGAATTGTAATAAACAAATTAATAAACGGTTTAGGAAATGCAAAAATGGTATATATTATAACTTCTGAAATCGAAAAAATTAGAAAAATAATTGTAGAAGATTTAGGAAAAACAGGGAATTATTATCAGGCAGAGGCACTATATTCAAAAAATAGAAGAGATGTTGTAACAACCGTTCTTAGAAATAGAGAGATTTATTTATTAAAGGATCTTATAACTGAAGCTGATAAAGAAGCTTTTGTAGTTGTTTCAGATGTTCATGAAGTATTAGGAAGAGGCTATACTTTTGATATTGAAAGCACTAAAAGTAGAAAGGAAAAATAA
- a CDS encoding ABC transporter permease has protein sequence MVSIIISLILATIRQAAPILITAIGGMFSEVCGVVNIGLEGMMLIGAFSSAVVSYYTGSWVLGILAGAISGGLIALVHAIISIKYRGNQTVSGVAINLFASGFTIFMLRVLFEQASNSPSATRIPLLFDFSLLIYIIYGLAIWSGYFLYKTVTGLRMRAVGEYPLAADTVGISVAKVRYFGVVMSGVFAGLGGTYLAIGALSQFSKEMSAGRGFIALAALVFGKWKPKGVLFASLLFGFADAAQTVIQQYVTFIPPQFIQMIPYLLTLLALAGVVGKAVAPSASGKPYDKNTI, from the coding sequence ATGGTAAGTATTATTATAAGTTTAATTTTAGCCACAATCAGACAAGCTGCTCCAATTCTTATAACAGCTATTGGTGGAATGTTTTCTGAAGTTTGTGGAGTTGTTAATATCGGTCTTGAAGGAATGATGCTTATTGGGGCCTTTTCTTCAGCTGTTGTATCTTATTATACTGGAAGTTGGGTCCTTGGAATTTTAGCAGGTGCTATATCTGGTGGATTAATTGCCTTAGTTCATGCTATAATAAGTATTAAATATAGAGGTAACCAAACAGTTTCTGGTGTTGCTATAAATCTTTTTGCATCTGGATTCACAATTTTTATGCTAAGAGTTTTATTTGAACAAGCATCTAATAGTCCATCAGCAACAAGAATTCCATTATTGTTTGACTTCTCTTTATTAATTTATATTATTTATGGTTTAGCTATTTGGTCTGGTTATTTTTTATACAAAACAGTTACTGGTCTTAGAATGAGAGCTGTTGGTGAATATCCTTTAGCTGCTGATACTGTTGGTATTAGTGTAGCTAAAGTTAGATACTTTGGTGTTGTTATGTCAGGAGTTTTTGCTGGGCTTGGAGGAACATATTTAGCAATTGGAGCTCTTAGTCAATTTTCAAAAGAGATGTCAGCTGGAAGAGGATTTATAGCTCTTGCTGCTCTTGTGTTTGGAAAATGGAAACCTAAAGGTGTTTTATTTGCTAGTTTGTTATTTGGTTTTGCTGATGCAGCTCAAACAGTTATCCAACAGTACGTAACTTTTATTCCACCACAGTTTATCCAGATGATTCCTTATTTATTAACTCTTCTAGCTCTTGCTGGAGTTGTTGGTAAAGCGGTTGCTCCTAGTGCTTCAGGAAAACCTTATGACAAAAATACAATCTAA
- a CDS encoding DHH family phosphoesterase: protein MKEIKEKIEQSNNIIIVGHVNPDGDTVGSGLALLLGLEKQYPNKRIDFVLQDDIPKNIAFLKGSEKIKKIEDVRNSNYDLSIFVDSATIDRVGKVIKLIGDIFKINIDHHISNPKYGDINIVKDISSTSEIMYSILKDLDIKISLEMGEAIYLGLVNDTGNFAHSNVTDKTFLVASELMKIGVNNNKIVNDFFKTKSFERMKVLGKALSEMVFVEEKKLMYFYLSYEVLKSLNAIKDDTEGIVEELVNYSGSEVSLFLREEENGKIKGSLRSKHNIDVNKIAGIFGGGGHIKAAGFTTELSAEEIIKIVVENL from the coding sequence ATGAAAGAAATAAAGGAAAAAATAGAGCAAAGCAATAATATAATTATTGTAGGACATGTAAATCCTGATGGAGATACTGTAGGTTCTGGATTAGCACTTTTATTAGGATTAGAAAAACAATATCCAAATAAAAGAATTGATTTTGTCTTACAAGATGATATTCCAAAAAATATAGCTTTTCTAAAGGGTAGTGAAAAAATAAAAAAAATAGAAGATGTAAGAAATTCAAATTATGATTTATCAATATTTGTTGATTCAGCTACAATAGATAGAGTAGGAAAGGTTATAAAATTAATAGGAGATATATTTAAAATAAATATAGATCATCATATAAGTAACCCAAAATATGGAGACATAAATATAGTAAAAGATATATCTTCAACATCTGAAATAATGTATTCTATTTTAAAGGATTTAGATATAAAAATATCTTTAGAAATGGGTGAAGCGATTTATTTAGGACTAGTTAATGATACTGGAAACTTTGCACATAGTAATGTAACAGATAAAACTTTTTTAGTAGCTTCTGAATTAATGAAAATAGGTGTAAATAATAATAAAATTGTAAATGATTTTTTTAAGACAAAATCTTTTGAAAGAATGAAAGTTTTAGGAAAGGCTTTAAGCGAAATGGTTTTTGTAGAAGAGAAAAAGTTGATGTATTTTTATCTTTCATATGAGGTTTTAAAAAGTTTAAATGCAATAAAAGATGATACTGAAGGGATTGTAGAAGAGTTAGTAAATTATAGTGGAAGTGAAGTTTCATTATTTTTAAGAGAAGAAGAAAATGGAAAAATAAAAGGAAGTTTAAGAAGTAAACATAATATTGATGTTAATAAAATTGCAGGAATATTTGGTGGCGGTGGTCATATAAAAGCTGCTGGATTTACAACAGAACTTTCAGCTGAGGAAATTATAAAAATAGTAGTAGAAAATTTATAA
- a CDS encoding cysteine-rich small domain-containing protein produces MMNYKFNQNKNCEFFPCHKMENTENFNCLFCYCPLYMLGNECGGKYKYTAGGIKDCSDCILPHIKDVGYDHIQKKMMEVIEIVRNEHLKEIGEEDKIISLK; encoded by the coding sequence ATTATGAACTATAAATTTAATCAAAATAAAAATTGTGAATTTTTTCCATGCCATAAAATGGAGAATACTGAGAACTTTAACTGTTTATTTTGTTATTGTCCACTTTATATGCTAGGAAATGAGTGCGGAGGTAAGTATAAATATACAGCTGGTGGAATTAAAGATTGTTCTGATTGCATTCTTCCTCATATAAAAGATGTTGGTTACGATCATATACAAAAAAAAATGATGGAAGTCATTGAAATTGTTAGAAATGAACATCTTAAAGAGATTGGAGAAGAGGACAAAATAATCAGCTTAAAATAA